Proteins encoded by one window of Antechinus flavipes isolate AdamAnt ecotype Samford, QLD, Australia chromosome 4, AdamAnt_v2, whole genome shotgun sequence:
- the IL24 gene encoding interleukin-24 produces the protein MSYDIQTYTPVAEMECPSLGVAVTENCSLSQRLWINPEGQPLQTKNPDPQLPQEIVDSFIVEERKQMAVFFPSLFLLVLLWSTELGAEGQELHIGHCRVQRAILQDLWRAFQAMRSTVQALDHNTETRLLRQEFSQNATWAEICYLNYSLLDFYLSNIFNNYHTKAAELGILRPFITLANNFFVVLKKLRHCKERGMFSLSENSQRKFRLFQKEFIKLNPETRLTKALGEVDILLSWMEKAFRP, from the exons ATGTCCTACGACATCCAGACTTACACTCCAGTGGCTGAAATGGAGTGTCCATCATTGGGTGTGGCTGTGactgaaaactgctctctttcccagAGACTCTGGATAAATCCAGAAGGCCAGCCTCTCCAGACCAAGAACCCAGATCCTCAACTGCCCCAAG AAATAGTTGATTCCTTTATagtggaagaaaggaagcagatggctgtcttctttccttccctgtttCTACTTGTCCTTCTCTGGAGCACAGAACTGGGAGCTGAGGGTCAAGAATTGCACATTGGACACTGTCGAGTACAGCGGGCAATTCTTCAAGACTTGTGGAGGGCCTTCCAGGCTATGAGGAGCACGGTG CAAGCCCTGGACCATAACACTGAAACCCGGCTGCTGCGGCAAGAGTTTTCCCAGAATGCCACG TGGGCTGAAATCTGTTACCTCAACTACTCCCTGCTGGATTTTTATTTGAGCAACATTTTCAATAACTACCACACTAAGGCAGCCGAACTTGGAATCTTGAGACCATTCATTACTTTGGCCAACAACTTCTTTGTCGTTCTGAAGAAACTTCGGCATTGT AAGGAAAGAGGGATGTTTTCTTTAAGTGAGAATTCCCAGAGGAAGTTTCGGCTATtccagaaagaatttatcaaG TTGAACCCAGAAACAAGGCTGACAAAGGCCTTGGGAGAAGTGGATATTCTCTTATCCTGGATGGAGAAAGCTTTTCGGCCTTGA